A genome region from Drosophila simulans strain w501 chromosome 2R, Prin_Dsim_3.1, whole genome shotgun sequence includes the following:
- the LOC6735163 gene encoding serine/threonine-protein kinase par-1 isoform X4 yields the protein MATTPTAGPAAAPPTSSTPQNYKVPSTSKISVDKLLRVGYYELEKTIGKGNFAVVKLATNIVTKTKVAIKIIDKTCLNEEYLSKTFREIAILKSLRHPHITRLYEVMESQSMIYLVTEYAPNGEIFDHLVANGRMKEPEAARVFTQLVSAVHYCHLRGVVHRDLKAENVLLDKDMNIKLADFGFSNHYEEGATLRTWCGSPPYAAPEVFQGLEYDGPKSDIWSLGVVLYALVCGALPFDGKTILELKSRVVLGKFRIPFFMSQECEQLIRNMLVVEPDRRYTIKQIIKHRWLSEWQSEMQEEERFGDISCAPGSGTVSKSASTSSLGSASDSPPQLDSVVMTHMLQLPGLTADMIAQSVHEQRFDNIYAIYNLLHDKLQQRRRENQRLQHHASLAYSRSRKTSITTGVVDRSEPVKQESLDRLSPLSNANATSSALGFGWSDVTVDLEKYGEFELECLARSNDPPVNAQHLSAHAGGGVNGANTRRHTVGPGDVAHEQALANPHVPPIDFKCPPQCSDPTQPVPYYPVNLPMLQNQPLHNLTIKDQHLLKPPVVMGASSFGRRASDGGANLHIYYPATGTVVVPAQGQQMDTAGYYINPNCGTDPLAVQELSPLNEQSAAQMQCCQENATGECNEELQSYMQKRGGTQRHTVGCTEDLSVAHGSGPGSQSQAPTTSSNMRQRRTGLLTVTERPPGRYSPVRRASEGSKSQFQGPLQECQSLQKGIAQRNFLVAPSPPLLENSISLPGSPIHGKPGMGLQLALRRGHDIEVPPEAIKNLMPALDRLVKEQRVSFEIANKIISTHVVPMDLAPLLGLAAHASSAAAVSGGHLDQSHFTHLQQQQQQQHMLSFSVSPLSMPQGGAVNASLTSAKQMFGQPICGYTQYQPMTLALQPQHQQQLVGQFSSINLGATNSNSSSGCQSPVFSTSFSGSCSPNPYLPCAAGGSSPLHQITKGISGLSTGCAGGSITRGTSAASEGAAAAAAANQPLDLSMDVCGGVMDQQPTDYAATNWFMPTASYYDMKPLNLSPAQPVRVVPTPPASPNLCIIQEENGNGQMCHTISTGTPYAGCTGGITPQICLTDVQGSEITLVALSSDNSRDSEDSLEQHTPVMSLQGLIITEPSSDMPSITRGIGRKASLDCESGAGSHCPVASGSSHATQSQSQTQAQTEAQCRRGSDKSLGFSDDSLSNDSNNLSPCQEPSASSGFKSDSHSEMGDHTECGHLTPDSMCDSRRMSDEMCYEVPLPHECSNLDSTRILEMVKQTIDSTMPPKGFVLHKGSISSEDSGAESRHSSASNASTSNPLACEAASLLASHSGYGEPTTNLSLEYSGGLQIELQVCEGRSRDHHGAGKGIKLRRISGDQFEYGKICQQLISTITMQQVAG from the exons ATGGCCACCACACCAACGGCtgggccagcagcagctcctccaacGTCCTCAACGCCGCAGAACTACAAGGTGCCATCGACCAGCAAGATATCCGTGGACAAGCTCCTCCGGGTCGGCTACTATGAGCTGGAGAAGACCATCGGCAAGGGCAACTTTGCCGTGGTCAAGCTGGCCACCAACATTGTGACCAAGACCAAG GTGGCCATCAAGATCATAGACAAAACATGTCTGAACGAGGAGTACCTGAGCAAGACGTTCCGCGAGATAGCGATCCTGAAATCTCTGCGGCATCCACACATCACGCGATTGTATGAGGTGATGGAGTCGCAGTCGATGATCTATCTGGTCACCGAGTACGCGCCGAACGGGGAGATCTTCGACCATCTGGTGGCCAATGGCAGGATGAAGGAACCGGAGGCGGCACGTGTCTTCACCCAACTCGTCTCGGCCGTTCACTACTGCCACCTGCGCGGGGTGGTGCATCGCGATCTCAAGGCCGAGAATGTCCTCCTCGACAAGGACATGAACATCAAG CTGGCCGACTTTGGCTTTAGTAATCACTATGAGGAGGGTGCCACCTTAAGAACTTGGTGCGGATCACCGCCCTACGCCGCTCCAGAGGTTTTCCAAGGCTTGGAATACGATGGACCCAAGTCGGATATCTGGAGTTTGGGCGTTGTGCTGTACGCCTTGGTTTGTGGAGCATTACCCTTCGATGGAAAGACTATCCTGGAGCTGAAAAGTCGCGTGGTGTTGGGCAAATTTCGCATTCCGTTCTTTATGTCGCAAG AATGCGAGCAGCTAATCCGGAACATGCTGGTGGTGGAGCCTGATCGTCGGTATACCATCAAACAGATCATCAAGCACCGCTGGCTCAGCGAGTGGCAGTCAGAgatgcaggaggaggagcgttTCGGTGACATTTCCTGTGCCCCCGGGTCGGGAACAGTGTCCAAGTCGGCGTCCACATCCTCGCTGGGCAGTGCGTCGGACTCACCGCCGCAACTGGACTCTGTGGTGATGACGCATATGCTCCAACTGCCCGGACTGACCGCCGACATGATAGCACAGTCGGTGCACGAGCAGAGATTCGACAACATCTACGCCATTTACAACCTGCTGCATGATAAGCTGCAGCAAAGGCGACGCGAAAACCAAAGACTGCAGCACCACGCCAGCCTGGCCTACTCCCGATCCCGTAAGACGAGCATCACGACGGGCGTGGTGGATCGCTCGGAGCCCGTCAAGCAGGAATCTCTGGACCGGCTCAGTCCGCTGagcaatgccaatgccaccAGCTCAGCTTTGGGCTTTGGCTGGTCCGATGTCACCGTGGATCTGGAGAAATATGGTGAATTTGAGCTGGAATGCCTAGCGCGATCAAATGAT CCCCCTGTTAATGCGCAGCATTTGAGTGCACACGCTGGCGGAGGTGTCAATGGAGCGAATACCCGACGCCATACAGTGGGTCCCGGTGATGTGGCCCACGAGCAGGCGCTGGCTAATCCCCATGTGCCGCCCATCGACTTCAAATGTCCACCGCAGTGCAGCGATCCCACTCAGCCAGTTCCATACTACCCAGTTAATCTGCCCATGCTGCAAAACCAGCCGCTGCACAACCTCACCATCAAGGACCAGCATCTGCTCAAGCCGCCCGTTGTTATGGGAGCCA GCTCATTTGGGCGACGCGCATCAGACGGCGGGGCAAATCTTCACATCTACTATCCCGCCACGGGCACCGTTGTGGTTCCAGCTCAGGGTCAGCAAATGGACACGGCCGGGTACTATATCAATCCGAATTGTGGCACAGATCCCTTGGCTGTGCAGGAGTTGTCGCCGCTCAACGAACAGTCCGCGGCGCAGATGCAGTGCTGCCAGGAGAATGCCACTGGCGAATGCAACGAGGAGCTGCAAAG CTATATGCAAAAGCGAGGAGGCACCCAGCGCCATACGGTGGGCTGCACGGAGGATCTTTCCGTAGCACATGGATCAGGACCAGGATCACAATCCCAGGCGCCAACTACCTCCTCCAATATGCGGCAGCGGCGAACAGGATTGCTAACGGTCACCGAGAGACCGCCAG GACGTTATAGTCCAGTGCGTCGAGCATCGGAGGGATCGAAGAGTCAGTTCCAAGGACCACTGCAGGAATGTCAGTCCCTGCAGAAAGGTATTGCACAGAGAAACTTTTTGGTTGCACCCAGTCCGCCGCTTTTAGAAAATTCGATCAGCTTGCCAG GTTCGCCCATACATGGAAAACCGGGCATGGGCTTGCAGCTGGCTCTGCGTCGCGGCCATGACATTGAAGTTCCTCCGGAAGCCATCAAGAATCTGATGCCTGCCCTGGATCGACTGGTTAAGGAGCAGCGTGTTAGCTTCGAAATAGCCAACAAAATAATCTCAACGCATGTGGTGCCGATGGACTTGGCTCCTCTCCTGGGGCTGGCAGCTCATGCATCGAGTGCGGCGGCGGTTAGTGGAGGTCATCTCGACCAGAGCCACTTCACGCAtctccagcagcaacagcaacagcagcacatgCTCAGCTTCAGTGTATCGCCGCTCAGCATGCCGCAGGGCGGAGCTGTGAATGCCTCGCTGACATCCGCCAAGCAGATGTTTGGCCAACCGATCTGTGGCTATACGCAATATCAACCTATGACCCTGGCCCTGCAGCcgcagcatcaacagcagctggTTGGCCAGTTCAGCAGCATTAATTTGGGAGCCACCAACTCGAATTCAAGCAGCGGCTGCCAGTCGCCTGTTTTCAGCACCAGCTTCAGCGGTAGTTGCTCGCCCAATCCATACCTACCCTGTGCCGCCGGTGGCTCTTCGCCGCTGCATCAGATCACCAAGGGCATCTCTGGTTTAAGTACTGGATGTGCTGGTGGTTCCATTACCAGAGGCACTTCAGCCGCTAGCGAAGGAGCTGCTGCGGCAGCCGCTGCCAATCAACCTCTGGACCTGTCCATGGATGTTTGCGGCGGAGTAATGGATCAACAGCCCACGGACTATGCAGCCACCAATTGGTTTATGCCCACGGCTTCGTACTATGACATGAAACCGCTTAACCTATCGCCCGCACAACCTGTGAGGGTCGTGCCCACGCCGCCGGCTTCACCCAATTTGTGCATCATCCAGGAGGAGAACGGAAACGGACAGATGTGTCACACTATCAGCACGGGTACTCCATACGCCGGATGTACGGGAGGAATTACGCCGCAGATATGCCTCACCGATGTCCAGGGCAGCGAGATCACTTTGGTGGCTCTATCCTCGGACAATAGTCGTGATAGTGAGGACTCCCTTGAGCAGCACACTCCAGTAATGTCACTGCAG GGGCTTATCATCACGGAGCCCAGCAGCGATATGCCTTCAATCACCAGGGGCATTGGACGTAAGGCCAGCCTAGACTGCGAATCGGGTGCTGGAAGTCATTGTCCAGTAGCCAGTGGCTCCTCCCACGctacccaatcccaatcccaaacccAAGCTCAAACCGAAGCCCAATGCCGGCGGGGCAGTGACAAATCGCTTGGTTTCTCAGATGATTCACTAAGCAATGACTCGAATAACCTGTCGCCCTGCCAGGAGCCATCCGCCAGCTCTGGTTTCAAATCGGATTCCCACTCGGAGATGGGCGATCACACGGAATGTGGTCATCTAACGCCCGATTCCATGTGCGACTCGCGGCGCATGTCGGATGAGATGTGCTACGAAGTGCCGCTGCCACATGAGTGCTCCAATCTGGACTCCACGCGCATCTTGGAGATGGTTAAGCAGACCATAGACTCGACAATGCCGCCGAAGGGCTTTGTCCTGCACAAGGGAAGCATTAGCTCGGAGGACAGTGGAGCGGAATCGCGACATAGCAGTGCCTCGAATGCATCCACCTCGAATCCTCTGGCCTGCGAGGCGGCTTCTCTGCTCGCTTCACACTCTGGATATGGAGAGCCAACCACAAATCTCAGTTTGGAGTACTCAGGCGGCCTGCAGATCGAGCTTCAAGTGTGCGAGGGACGCAGCCGCGATCATCATGGCGCCGGCAAAGGCATCAAGCTGCGTCGCATTTCCGGGGACCAGTTCGAGTACGGAAAGATATGCCAGCAGTTGATAAGCACCATCACCATGCAGCAGGTGGCAGGTTAA
- the LOC6735163 gene encoding serine/threonine-protein kinase par-1 isoform X3: MATTPTAGPAAAPPTSSTPQNYKVPSTSKISVDKLLRVGYYELEKTIGKGNFAVVKLATNIVTKTKVAIKIIDKTCLNEEYLSKTFREIAILKSLRHPHITRLYEVMESQSMIYLVTEYAPNGEIFDHLVANGRMKEPEAARVFTQLVSAVHYCHLRGVVHRDLKAENVLLDKDMNIKLADFGFSNHYEEGATLRTWCGSPPYAAPEVFQGLEYDGPKSDIWSLGVVLYALVCGALPFDGKTILELKSRVVLGKFRIPFFMSQECEQLIRNMLVVEPDRRYTIKQIIKHRWLSEWQSEMQEEERFGDISCAPGSGTVSKSASTSSLGSASDSPPQLDSVVMTHMLQLPGLTADMIAQSVHEQRFDNIYAIYNLLHDKLQQRRRENQRLQHHASLAYSRSRKTSITTGVVDRSEPVKQESLDRLSPLSNANATSSALGFGWSDVTVDLEKYGEFELECLARSNDPPVNAQHLSAHAGGGVNGANTRRHTVGPGDVAHEQALANPHVPPIDFKCPPQCSDPTQPVPYYPVNLPMLQNQPLHNLTIKDQHLLKPPVVMGASSFGRRASDGGANLHIYYPATGTVVVPAQGQQMDTAGYYINPNCGTDPLAVQELSPLNEQSAAQMQCCQENATGECNEELQSYMQKRGGTQRHTVGCTEDLSVAHGSGPGSQSQAPTTSSNMRQRRTGLLTVTERPPATIGRYSPVRRASEGSKSQFQGPLQECQSLQKGIAQRNFLVAPSPPLLENSISLPGSPIHGKPGMGLQLALRRGHDIEVPPEAIKNLMPALDRLVKEQRVSFEIANKIISTHVVPMDLAPLLGLAAHASSAAAVSGGHLDQSHFTHLQQQQQQQHMLSFSVSPLSMPQGGAVNASLTSAKQMFGQPICGYTQYQPMTLALQPQHQQQLVGQFSSINLGATNSNSSSGCQSPVFSTSFSGSCSPNPYLPCAAGGSSPLHQITKGISGLSTGCAGGSITRGTSAASEGAAAAAAANQPLDLSMDVCGGVMDQQPTDYAATNWFMPTASYYDMKPLNLSPAQPVRVVPTPPASPNLCIIQEENGNGQMCHTISTGTPYAGCTGGITPQICLTDVQGSEITLVALSSDNSRDSEDSLEQHTPVMSLQGLIITEPSSDMPSITRGIGRKASLDCESGAGSHCPVASGSSHATQSQSQTQAQTEAQCRRGSDKSLGFSDDSLSNDSNNLSPCQEPSASSGFKSDSHSEMGDHTECGHLTPDSMCDSRRMSDEMCYEVPLPHECSNLDSTRILEMVKQTIDSTMPPKGFVLHKGSISSEDSGAESRHSSASNASTSNPLACEAASLLASHSGYGEPTTNLSLEYSGGLQIELQVCEGRSRDHHGAGKGIKLRRISGDQFEYGKICQQLISTITMQQVAG; this comes from the exons ATGGCCACCACACCAACGGCtgggccagcagcagctcctccaacGTCCTCAACGCCGCAGAACTACAAGGTGCCATCGACCAGCAAGATATCCGTGGACAAGCTCCTCCGGGTCGGCTACTATGAGCTGGAGAAGACCATCGGCAAGGGCAACTTTGCCGTGGTCAAGCTGGCCACCAACATTGTGACCAAGACCAAG GTGGCCATCAAGATCATAGACAAAACATGTCTGAACGAGGAGTACCTGAGCAAGACGTTCCGCGAGATAGCGATCCTGAAATCTCTGCGGCATCCACACATCACGCGATTGTATGAGGTGATGGAGTCGCAGTCGATGATCTATCTGGTCACCGAGTACGCGCCGAACGGGGAGATCTTCGACCATCTGGTGGCCAATGGCAGGATGAAGGAACCGGAGGCGGCACGTGTCTTCACCCAACTCGTCTCGGCCGTTCACTACTGCCACCTGCGCGGGGTGGTGCATCGCGATCTCAAGGCCGAGAATGTCCTCCTCGACAAGGACATGAACATCAAG CTGGCCGACTTTGGCTTTAGTAATCACTATGAGGAGGGTGCCACCTTAAGAACTTGGTGCGGATCACCGCCCTACGCCGCTCCAGAGGTTTTCCAAGGCTTGGAATACGATGGACCCAAGTCGGATATCTGGAGTTTGGGCGTTGTGCTGTACGCCTTGGTTTGTGGAGCATTACCCTTCGATGGAAAGACTATCCTGGAGCTGAAAAGTCGCGTGGTGTTGGGCAAATTTCGCATTCCGTTCTTTATGTCGCAAG AATGCGAGCAGCTAATCCGGAACATGCTGGTGGTGGAGCCTGATCGTCGGTATACCATCAAACAGATCATCAAGCACCGCTGGCTCAGCGAGTGGCAGTCAGAgatgcaggaggaggagcgttTCGGTGACATTTCCTGTGCCCCCGGGTCGGGAACAGTGTCCAAGTCGGCGTCCACATCCTCGCTGGGCAGTGCGTCGGACTCACCGCCGCAACTGGACTCTGTGGTGATGACGCATATGCTCCAACTGCCCGGACTGACCGCCGACATGATAGCACAGTCGGTGCACGAGCAGAGATTCGACAACATCTACGCCATTTACAACCTGCTGCATGATAAGCTGCAGCAAAGGCGACGCGAAAACCAAAGACTGCAGCACCACGCCAGCCTGGCCTACTCCCGATCCCGTAAGACGAGCATCACGACGGGCGTGGTGGATCGCTCGGAGCCCGTCAAGCAGGAATCTCTGGACCGGCTCAGTCCGCTGagcaatgccaatgccaccAGCTCAGCTTTGGGCTTTGGCTGGTCCGATGTCACCGTGGATCTGGAGAAATATGGTGAATTTGAGCTGGAATGCCTAGCGCGATCAAATGAT CCCCCTGTTAATGCGCAGCATTTGAGTGCACACGCTGGCGGAGGTGTCAATGGAGCGAATACCCGACGCCATACAGTGGGTCCCGGTGATGTGGCCCACGAGCAGGCGCTGGCTAATCCCCATGTGCCGCCCATCGACTTCAAATGTCCACCGCAGTGCAGCGATCCCACTCAGCCAGTTCCATACTACCCAGTTAATCTGCCCATGCTGCAAAACCAGCCGCTGCACAACCTCACCATCAAGGACCAGCATCTGCTCAAGCCGCCCGTTGTTATGGGAGCCA GCTCATTTGGGCGACGCGCATCAGACGGCGGGGCAAATCTTCACATCTACTATCCCGCCACGGGCACCGTTGTGGTTCCAGCTCAGGGTCAGCAAATGGACACGGCCGGGTACTATATCAATCCGAATTGTGGCACAGATCCCTTGGCTGTGCAGGAGTTGTCGCCGCTCAACGAACAGTCCGCGGCGCAGATGCAGTGCTGCCAGGAGAATGCCACTGGCGAATGCAACGAGGAGCTGCAAAG CTATATGCAAAAGCGAGGAGGCACCCAGCGCCATACGGTGGGCTGCACGGAGGATCTTTCCGTAGCACATGGATCAGGACCAGGATCACAATCCCAGGCGCCAACTACCTCCTCCAATATGCGGCAGCGGCGAACAGGATTGCTAACGGTCACCGAGAGACCGCCAG CGACAATAGGACGTTATAGTCCAGTGCGTCGAGCATCGGAGGGATCGAAGAGTCAGTTCCAAGGACCACTGCAGGAATGTCAGTCCCTGCAGAAAGGTATTGCACAGAGAAACTTTTTGGTTGCACCCAGTCCGCCGCTTTTAGAAAATTCGATCAGCTTGCCAG GTTCGCCCATACATGGAAAACCGGGCATGGGCTTGCAGCTGGCTCTGCGTCGCGGCCATGACATTGAAGTTCCTCCGGAAGCCATCAAGAATCTGATGCCTGCCCTGGATCGACTGGTTAAGGAGCAGCGTGTTAGCTTCGAAATAGCCAACAAAATAATCTCAACGCATGTGGTGCCGATGGACTTGGCTCCTCTCCTGGGGCTGGCAGCTCATGCATCGAGTGCGGCGGCGGTTAGTGGAGGTCATCTCGACCAGAGCCACTTCACGCAtctccagcagcaacagcaacagcagcacatgCTCAGCTTCAGTGTATCGCCGCTCAGCATGCCGCAGGGCGGAGCTGTGAATGCCTCGCTGACATCCGCCAAGCAGATGTTTGGCCAACCGATCTGTGGCTATACGCAATATCAACCTATGACCCTGGCCCTGCAGCcgcagcatcaacagcagctggTTGGCCAGTTCAGCAGCATTAATTTGGGAGCCACCAACTCGAATTCAAGCAGCGGCTGCCAGTCGCCTGTTTTCAGCACCAGCTTCAGCGGTAGTTGCTCGCCCAATCCATACCTACCCTGTGCCGCCGGTGGCTCTTCGCCGCTGCATCAGATCACCAAGGGCATCTCTGGTTTAAGTACTGGATGTGCTGGTGGTTCCATTACCAGAGGCACTTCAGCCGCTAGCGAAGGAGCTGCTGCGGCAGCCGCTGCCAATCAACCTCTGGACCTGTCCATGGATGTTTGCGGCGGAGTAATGGATCAACAGCCCACGGACTATGCAGCCACCAATTGGTTTATGCCCACGGCTTCGTACTATGACATGAAACCGCTTAACCTATCGCCCGCACAACCTGTGAGGGTCGTGCCCACGCCGCCGGCTTCACCCAATTTGTGCATCATCCAGGAGGAGAACGGAAACGGACAGATGTGTCACACTATCAGCACGGGTACTCCATACGCCGGATGTACGGGAGGAATTACGCCGCAGATATGCCTCACCGATGTCCAGGGCAGCGAGATCACTTTGGTGGCTCTATCCTCGGACAATAGTCGTGATAGTGAGGACTCCCTTGAGCAGCACACTCCAGTAATGTCACTGCAG GGGCTTATCATCACGGAGCCCAGCAGCGATATGCCTTCAATCACCAGGGGCATTGGACGTAAGGCCAGCCTAGACTGCGAATCGGGTGCTGGAAGTCATTGTCCAGTAGCCAGTGGCTCCTCCCACGctacccaatcccaatcccaaacccAAGCTCAAACCGAAGCCCAATGCCGGCGGGGCAGTGACAAATCGCTTGGTTTCTCAGATGATTCACTAAGCAATGACTCGAATAACCTGTCGCCCTGCCAGGAGCCATCCGCCAGCTCTGGTTTCAAATCGGATTCCCACTCGGAGATGGGCGATCACACGGAATGTGGTCATCTAACGCCCGATTCCATGTGCGACTCGCGGCGCATGTCGGATGAGATGTGCTACGAAGTGCCGCTGCCACATGAGTGCTCCAATCTGGACTCCACGCGCATCTTGGAGATGGTTAAGCAGACCATAGACTCGACAATGCCGCCGAAGGGCTTTGTCCTGCACAAGGGAAGCATTAGCTCGGAGGACAGTGGAGCGGAATCGCGACATAGCAGTGCCTCGAATGCATCCACCTCGAATCCTCTGGCCTGCGAGGCGGCTTCTCTGCTCGCTTCACACTCTGGATATGGAGAGCCAACCACAAATCTCAGTTTGGAGTACTCAGGCGGCCTGCAGATCGAGCTTCAAGTGTGCGAGGGACGCAGCCGCGATCATCATGGCGCCGGCAAAGGCATCAAGCTGCGTCGCATTTCCGGGGACCAGTTCGAGTACGGAAAGATATGCCAGCAGTTGATAAGCACCATCACCATGCAGCAGGTGGCAGGTTAA